From Vigna unguiculata cultivar IT97K-499-35 chromosome 5, ASM411807v1, whole genome shotgun sequence, the proteins below share one genomic window:
- the LOC114183259 gene encoding adenylylsulfatase HINT3-like: MMIEPPHHMYRPLLWISHTNSNKTPKLKPHHVLFLPFSSLHSQTPLIDSQTHHHTMSVQARRLAVFCAHLNPTRLPLDPPAPFLSPSLCAPHSDTQNDCVFCNIIRGQSPALKLYEDDMCLCILDTSPLSHGHSLIIPKSHFPSLDATPPSVVAAMFSKVPFISNAIMKATGCSSFNLLVNNGAAAGQVIYHTHIHIIPRKAYDCLWASESLLRRRVNLDDEKVSQLAARIQKQLLPSDMSQESKNENFCSSKS, encoded by the exons ATGATGATTGAGCCTCCACACCACATGTATCGTCCTCTCCTGTGGATAAGCCACACCAACTCAAACAAAACTCCAAAACTCAAACCCCATCATGTTCTCTTCCTTCCATTCTCCTCTCTCCACTCTCAAACACCACTCATAGATTCACAAACCCACCACCATACCATGTCCGTTCAGGCACGACGCCTTGCCGTTTTCTGCGCCCATCTTAACCCCACCCGATTACCCCTGGATCCTCCCGCTCCATTTCTTTCGCCTTCCCTCTGTGCTCCTCATTCCGACACCCAAAACGACTGCGTTTTCTGCAACATTATTCGTGGCCAATCACCGGCTTTGAAG CTTTATGAAGATGACATGTGCCTATGCATACTGGATACAAGTCCGCTGAGTCATGG GCACTCCCTCATTATCCCAAAATCTCATTTTCCTTCACTGGATGCTACTCCTCCATCA GTGGTAGCTGCAATGTTTTCAAAAGTTCCCTTCATTAGCAATGCAATCATGAAGGCTACTGGCTGCA GTTCATTCAACCTGTTGGTCAACAATGGAGCAGCTGCTGGCCAAGTAATATATCAT ACACATATTCACATAATTCCCCGTAAAGCATACGATTGTTTATGGGCTTCTGAG AGTTTGCTAAGGCGACGCGTTAATTTAGATGATGAGAAAGTTTCTCAGCTTGCAGCGCGTATTCAGAAGCAGTTATTGCCATCTGACATGAGCCAGGAAAGCaagaatgaaaatttttgttCAAGTAAAAGTTAG
- the LOC114185160 gene encoding plastidal glycolate/glycerate translocator 1, chloroplastic-like isoform X3, translating to MSYPVGGWLATVCVTGLTAIGVRKAVKTELIDAEPMEKPSPFSSIEVWAWTGVLLISFAASLVFPSALGTRARTYLPFLLASSVRLHDWLRIAIKLEEGLPPNNFLCSIAELAAIALGFLSKSGLDAVLGYYLTNSSSNPGVGYIVMGFLGSVILSFAFSMFKQRKLVKRHAAEIFTCHNLYHILIVLNCHCWMSTCFRTIITVSILPRCITVALALSIVSFFEGATSVTSLVWENRHA from the exons ATGTCCTATCCCG TTGGAGGATGGCTAGCTACAGTTTGTGTCACTGGTTTGACAGCTATAGGTGTGAGGAAAGCTGTGAAGACAGAATTGATAGATGCTGAGCCTATGGAGAAGCCATCTCCATTTTCTTCCATTGAAGTGTGGGCATGGACTGGGGTTCTTCTTATATCCTTTGCTGCTTCATTGGTTTTTCCATCAGCATTGGGGACAAGAGCCAGAACATATCTTCCATTCTTGCTTGCGTCCAGTGTTAGGCTACATGATTGGTTAAGG ATTGCCATCAAGCTTGAAGAAGGTCTTCCACCCAATAATTTTTTGTGCAGCATTGCAGAGCTAGCAGCAATTGCTTTGGGGTTTCTTTCTAAGTCAGGGCTTGATGCTGTTTTAG GATATTACCTTACAAACTCATCGTCTAATCCTGGTGTTGGTTACATTGTAATGGGCTTTTTGGGATCTGTTATTCTTTCATTTGCCTTCTCTATGTTCAAACAGAGAAAG CTTGTAAAGAGGCATGCAGCTGAGATTTTCACCTGTCATAATCTCTACCATATTCTCATTGTACTCAACTGCCATTGTTGGATGTCTACTTGCTTTAGAACCATCATAACAGTATCCATTCTACCCAGATGTATAACAGTGGCGTTGGCTCTCAGCATTGTGTCTTTTTTTGAAG GTGCCACATCAGTCACATCATTGGTCTGGGAGAACAGGCATGCCTGA
- the LOC114185160 gene encoding plastidal glycolate/glycerate translocator 1, chloroplastic-like isoform X2, whose protein sequence is MFCIFSVLIILDYAVPSAAVAFEKFFEPGIIFIQRWLPLFYVPYLVVLPLSLKDIPASSAIKICFIVVGGWLATVCVTGLTAIGVRKAVKTELIDAEPMEKPSPFSSIEVWAWTGVLLISFAASLVFPSALGTRARTYLPFLLASSVRLHDWLRIAIKLEEGLPPNNFLCSIAELAAIALGFLSKSGLDAVLGYYLTNSSSNPGVGYIVMGFLGSVILSFAFSMFKQRKVKPSPFLMITSAWIV, encoded by the exons ATGTTTTGTATTTTCTCTGTTCTGATTATTCTTGATTATGCTGTGCCCTCTGCTGCTGTGGCCTTCGAGAAGTTCTTTGAACCGGGAATTATTTTCATTCAGAGATGGCTCCCTTTGTTCTATGTTCCCTATTTGGTTGTGCTTCCCCTTTCTCTTAAAGATATTCCCGCTTCTTCTGCAATCAAAATCTGTTTTATTGTAG TTGGAGGATGGCTAGCTACAGTTTGTGTCACTGGTTTGACAGCTATAGGTGTGAGGAAAGCTGTGAAGACAGAATTGATAGATGCTGAGCCTATGGAGAAGCCATCTCCATTTTCTTCCATTGAAGTGTGGGCATGGACTGGGGTTCTTCTTATATCCTTTGCTGCTTCATTGGTTTTTCCATCAGCATTGGGGACAAGAGCCAGAACATATCTTCCATTCTTGCTTGCGTCCAGTGTTAGGCTACATGATTGGTTAAGG ATTGCCATCAAGCTTGAAGAAGGTCTTCCACCCAATAATTTTTTGTGCAGCATTGCAGAGCTAGCAGCAATTGCTTTGGGGTTTCTTTCTAAGTCAGGGCTTGATGCTGTTTTAG GATATTACCTTACAAACTCATCGTCTAATCCTGGTGTTGGTTACATTGTAATGGGCTTTTTGGGATCTGTTATTCTTTCATTTGCCTTCTCTATGTTCAAACAGAGAAAGGTAAAACCATCTCCATTTCTAATGATCACTAGTGCTTGGATAGTGTGA
- the LOC114185159 gene encoding pentatricopeptide repeat-containing protein At1g74600, chloroplastic isoform X2 produces the protein MMFCPFRMILMNYLINKKFNWKSSQLANRFSSSLAFVENPFGSCAKHEEKFTFSNPVGFLRDYKFSGKSVGNTEILHAHLLKTCDLQSDIFSMNTLLDWYCKSADMVIAYKLFDTIALPNLVSWNIMISGCDHNSMFEKSLEMFRRMHFRGVEPDEFSYGSVLSACSALRAPIFGKQVYALVTKNGFLSSGYVQTRMVDLFSKNCNFKEALRFFYDASRDNVACWNAIISVAVKSGESSVALNLFRQMHHAYVMPNSYTFPSLLTACGALKELHIGRGVHGRAIKCGATDVFVETSIVDFYAKFGCMNEAFRQFSQMQVHNVVSWTAIISGFVQEDDIIFALKLFKNMRAIGQETNNYTLTSVLSACAKPGMIKEAGEIHSLVLKLGLNLDPKVGTALIHMYAKIGELGLSELAFGEIKNKKDQCTWAAMLSSFAQNQNSRRAVELFLLMLGEGVKPDEYCISSVLSIMNCLFLGSQINGYILKSGLVADVSVGCSLLTMYSKCGCLEESYKVFQQIPAKDYVSWSSMISGFAEHGYAYRSLQLFKEMLYQEIEPDNITLTSTLAACSDLCFLKTGKEIHGYALRLGIGTNIVVGGALVNMYSNCGGLNIARTMFDTLPQKDAFALSSLVSGYAQKGLIEESLLLFCDMRQTDMTVDAFTISSILGAAAVLYRSDIGAQLHAYTEKLGLQAAVSIGSSLVTMYSKCGSIEDCQKAFDDAEKPDLIGWTSIIVSYAQHGKGAEALASYERMRKEGIQPDAVTFVGILLACSHNGLVEEAFFYFNSMCQDYNIKPGYHHYACLVDLLGRSGRLRDAESIIYKMLVQPNALIWGTLLAACKVHGDFELGKLAAKKILELGPSDAGVYVSYSNICADVGQWEEVTKIRNSLKGTGMKKEPGWSLSSY, from the coding sequence ATGATGTTCTGCCCCTTTCGTATGATCCTTATGAACTATCTAATCAATAAAAAGTTCAACTGGAAAAGCTCGCAACTTGCTAACAGATTCTCCTCTTCCCTCGCTTTTGTGGAAAACCCATTTGGTTCATGTGCAAAACATGAAGAAAAGTTCACATTTTCCAACCCAGTTGGGTTCTTACGTGATTACAAGTTTTCAGGGAAGAGTGTTGGAAACACGGAAATCTTGCATGCCCATTTGCTTAAAACTTGTGATTTACAATCTGATATCTTCTCCATGAACACTTTGCTCGATTGGTACTGCAAATCTGCTGACATGGTTATTGCCTACAAGCTGTTTGATACAATTGCTCTTCCTAATCTTGTTTCTTGGAACATCATGATATCAGGTTGTGACCATAATTCAATGTTTGAGAAGTCACTGGAGATGTTTCGTAGAATGCATTTTCGTGGTGTTGAGCCTGATGAGTTTAGTTATGGAAGTGTTCTTTCAGCCTGCAGTGCTCTGCGAGCACCAATATTTGGCAAGCAAGTTTATGCACTTGTAACGAAGAATGGTTTTCTTTCCAGTGGTTATGTTCAGACTCGAATGGTGGATTTGTTTTCTAAAAACTGCAACTTTAAGGAGgctttaaggtttttctatgaTGCTTCGCGTGATAATGTGGCATGTTGGAATGCTATTATTTCCGTGGCAGTTAAAAGTGGAGAAAGCTCGGTTGCTTTGAATCTGTTTCGCCAAATGCACCATGCATATGTAATGCCAAATAGTTATACATTTCCAAGCCTCTTAACAGCATGTGGTGCTCTTAAAGAGTTGCATATTGGGAGAGGAGTTCATGGGCGGGCTATCAAATGTGGTGCGACAGATGTCTTTGTGGAGACTTCTATTGTTGATTTCTATGCAAAATTTGGATGTATGAATGAAGCTTTTAGACAATTTTCCCAAATGCAAGTTCACAATGTGGTCTCCTGGACTGCAATCATTTCTGGATTTGTGCAAGAGGATGATATTATTTTTGCACTAAagcttttcaaaaatatgaGAGCAATAGGGCAGGAAACAAATAACTATACTCTTACTAGTGTACTTTCTGCATGTGCAAAACCCGGGATGATTAAGGAGGCTGGCGAAATTCATTCCTTGGTATTAAAATTAGGGTTGAATTTGGATCCTAAGGTTGGAACTGCTTTGATCCATATGTATGCAAAAATAGGAGAACTTGGACTATCCGAGTTAGCCTTTGgtgagattaaaaataaaaaggatcaGTGCACATGGGCAGCCATGTTGTCTTCTTTTGCACAGAACCAAAATTCTAGAAGGGCAGTTGAGTTGTTCCTTTTAATGTTAGGAGAAGGTGTGAAACCTGATGAGTATTGTATTAGTAGTGTGTTAAGCATTATGAACTGCTTATTTCTAGGATCACAGATAAATGGTTACATTTTGAAGTCTGGGTTAGTTGCTGATGTTTCTGTTGGCTGCTCACTTTTAACAATGTATTCAAAGTGTGGTTGTTTGGAAGAATCTTACAAAGTTTTTCAGCAAATTCCAGCCAAAGACTATGTTTCATGGTCCTCCATGATTTCTGGTTTTGCAGAGCATGGGTATGCATATCGATCTCTTCAGCTATTTAAAGAAATGCTATATCAAGAAATTGAACCTGATAACATTACCTTAACCTCTACTTTAGCTGCATGTTCTGATCTTTGTTTCTTAAAAACTGGCAAAGAAATTCATGGTTATGCTCTGCGTTTAGGAATAGGAACAAACATAGTTGTTGGTGGTGCACTTGTAAACATGTATTCAAATTGTGGAGGCTTGAACATAGCAAGGACAATGTTTGATACGCTGCCACAAAAGGATGCATTTGCTCTTTCTTCCCTGGTCTCAGGTTATGCTCAAAAGGGTCTAATTGAAGAGTCACTTTTGTTATTCTGTGATATGCGCCAAACTGATATGACAGTAGATGCCTTCACAATTTCATCGATTCTTGGGGCTGCTGCAGTTTTGTATCGGTCTGACATTGGAGCACAACTGCATGCCTACACTGAAAAATTGGGCTTACAAGCAGCTGTATCTATTGGTAGTTCGCTGGTGACAATGTACTCGAAGTGTGGAAGTATCGAGGATTGTCAGAAAGCATTTGATGATGCTGAGAAGCCTGATCTGATAGGTTGGACATCCATCATAGTGAGCTATGCTCAACATGGTAAGGGTGCAGAGGCTTTAGCTTCTTATGAACGTATGAGAAAAGAAGGAATCCAGCCTGATGCCGTAACTTTTGTTGGGATTTTATTGGCATGTAGTCATAATGGGCTGGTTGAAGAAGCCTTCTTTTACTTTAATTCAATGTGTCAAGACTACAATATTAAGCCAGGTTATCATCACTATGCTTGTCTTGTTGATCTTCTTGGTCGATCAGGTAGACTGAGGGATGCTGAAAGTATAATTTACAAGATGCTTGTTCAGCCCAATGCTTTAATATGGGGAACTTTGCTTGCTGCTTGCAAGGTCCATGGTGATTTTGAACTAGGCAAGTTAGCAGCCAAAAAGATATTGGAATTGGGACCAAGTGATGCTGGAGTGTACGTGTCATATTCAAATATCTGTGCAGATGTAGGACAGTGGGAAGAAGTCACAAAGATTAGAAACTCATTGAAGGGAACAGGGATGAAGAAGGAGCCTGGTTGGAGCCTTAGTAGCTACTAA
- the LOC114185160 gene encoding plastidal glycolate/glycerate translocator 1, chloroplastic-like isoform X1, with amino-acid sequence MFCIFSVLIILDYAVPSAAVAFEKFFEPGIIFIQRWLPLFYVPYLVVLPLSLKDIPASSAIKICFIVVGGWLATVCVTGLTAIGVRKAVKTELIDAEPMEKPSPFSSIEVWAWTGVLLISFAASLVFPSALGTRARTYLPFLLASSVRLHDWLRIAIKLEEGLPPNNFLCSIAELAAIALGFLSKSGLDAVLGYYLTNSSSNPGVGYIVMGFLGSVILSFAFSMFKQRKLVKRHAAEIFTCHNLYHILIVLNCHCWMSTCFRTIITVSILPRCITVALALSIVSFFEGATSVTSLVWENRHA; translated from the exons ATGTTTTGTATTTTCTCTGTTCTGATTATTCTTGATTATGCTGTGCCCTCTGCTGCTGTGGCCTTCGAGAAGTTCTTTGAACCGGGAATTATTTTCATTCAGAGATGGCTCCCTTTGTTCTATGTTCCCTATTTGGTTGTGCTTCCCCTTTCTCTTAAAGATATTCCCGCTTCTTCTGCAATCAAAATCTGTTTTATTGTAG TTGGAGGATGGCTAGCTACAGTTTGTGTCACTGGTTTGACAGCTATAGGTGTGAGGAAAGCTGTGAAGACAGAATTGATAGATGCTGAGCCTATGGAGAAGCCATCTCCATTTTCTTCCATTGAAGTGTGGGCATGGACTGGGGTTCTTCTTATATCCTTTGCTGCTTCATTGGTTTTTCCATCAGCATTGGGGACAAGAGCCAGAACATATCTTCCATTCTTGCTTGCGTCCAGTGTTAGGCTACATGATTGGTTAAGG ATTGCCATCAAGCTTGAAGAAGGTCTTCCACCCAATAATTTTTTGTGCAGCATTGCAGAGCTAGCAGCAATTGCTTTGGGGTTTCTTTCTAAGTCAGGGCTTGATGCTGTTTTAG GATATTACCTTACAAACTCATCGTCTAATCCTGGTGTTGGTTACATTGTAATGGGCTTTTTGGGATCTGTTATTCTTTCATTTGCCTTCTCTATGTTCAAACAGAGAAAG CTTGTAAAGAGGCATGCAGCTGAGATTTTCACCTGTCATAATCTCTACCATATTCTCATTGTACTCAACTGCCATTGTTGGATGTCTACTTGCTTTAGAACCATCATAACAGTATCCATTCTACCCAGATGTATAACAGTGGCGTTGGCTCTCAGCATTGTGTCTTTTTTTGAAG GTGCCACATCAGTCACATCATTGGTCTGGGAGAACAGGCATGCCTGA